The following are from one region of the Apostichopus japonicus isolate 1M-3 chromosome 17, ASM3797524v1, whole genome shotgun sequence genome:
- the LOC139984685 gene encoding uncharacterized protein: protein MAMEEALPLLTVQGRDPRKVTVTSLMVLVMWAFGVIRWDTPRPRSLKLPFIGQSRWVRKVFCSFSAMCNLLLTITHVFAAVVHLVCNTKYTHHSLRFVATALCYWPCLIAPRIVGTIASLSKLTNLPKDGRNVTWLHVFDEIHFTRKLELLSTRRGAIPKFKVLFLFQSMSLIHTVVRILYFDSFQKLCNSWLSIGWLFLDALGMNYALLMGYYIYLQAVALHELRKITISFIQENIGKVDPCLEVVKIFFQDYLELRRFLLPMYSFIMFGATFGTTVLITLNFATTENQSSSDFNNTMSNESITPCNVVGVCSRYCTEVGCINDKITLYFIDAIYFYKVLIGVVVVFTVTSFRDFRSVWNHFRLDLNLMHTHERKEFWRQLDTYVDRLIPSHGSDMMTTMIFPLIGLALALLGGQHFNV from the exons ATGGCGATGGAGGAAGCATTACCGCTCCTGACAGTCCAAGGACGAGATCCCCGAAAAGTCACAGTTACTTCATTAATGGTATTGGTAATGTGGGCATTTGGTGTAATTCGTTGGGATACACCTAGACCTAGGTCTTTAAAACTACCATTTATCG GGCAATCAAGATGGGTACGAAAAGTGTTCTGCTCGTTTTCAGCCATGTGTAATTTGCTACTAACAATTACACATGTTTTTGCAGCTGTTGTCCATTTGGTATGTAACACCAAATACACCCACCACTCCTTACGCTTTGTTGCAACAGCGTTATGTTACTGGCCCTGCCTGATCGCTCCGCGTATTGTCGGCACTATTGCGTCTTTGTCGAAGTTAACCAATTTGCCGAAGGACGGACGGAATGTAACCTGGTTGCATGTTTTTGACGAGATCCACTTCACTAGAAAATTGGAATTGCTGTCTACAAGGAGAGGAGCTATACCGAAATTCAAagtgttatttttgtttcaatCGATGTCGCTTATTCATACAGTGGTCAGAATCCTTTATTTTGACAGTTTCCAAAAACTCTGTAATTCGTGGCTTTCTATTGGTTGGCTTTTTCTAGACGCTTTGGGGATGAATTATGCGTTGTTAATGGGATACTATATATATCTTCAGGCAGTTGCGTTGCACGAACTGAGGAAAATCACCATCAGTTTCATTCAGGAGAATATTGGCAAAGTTGATCCTTGTTTAGAGGTagtcaaaattttctttcaggACTATTTGGAGCTCCGCAGGTTTCTGTTGCCAATGTATAGTTTTATAATGTTTGGGGCAACCTTCGGAACTACGGTCCTCATAACACTGAACTTTGCAACAACAGAAAATCAATCTTCGAGTGATTTCAATAACACAATGTCAAATGAGAGTATCACCCCTTGTAATGTCGTTGGTGTATGTTCCAGGTATTGTACTGAAGTTGGTTGTATCAATGATAAAATAACATTGTACTTTATAGACGCTATTTACTTCTACAAGGTTTTGATCGGGGTAGTCGTGGTGTTTACAGTTACCAGTTTTCGCGATTTCAGGTCCGTTTGGAATCATTTCCGATTGGATCTAAATTTGatgcacacacatgaaagaaAGGAATTTTGGAGACAACTAGATACGTATGTTGACAGACTGATACCCAGCCATGGTAGCGACATGATGACTACAATGATATTTCCGTTGATTGGTCTAGCATTGGCTCTGTTGGGAGGTCAGCATTTCAATGTGTAA